Proteins encoded in a region of the Candidatus Marinarcus aquaticus genome:
- a CDS encoding TolC family protein: protein MRKSVLLLLCFVSLHATTIKEAIQSALVNNPEIQSLQSNMKAYRLYVDEEQGSYLPVISLDAYLEDKQTIKEFYDGRDKTELDQNGYNIMLMLDQTIYDGGLTNAKVSEAKFNYNKTRIENIAKIEDAVFTVTESYLNLVKYEELEQLSKNNLEVHENYLTIARDSEAVSGEVLDRIQVESKLSYAQSKYIQMKTDKEGAKSTFEKMTGRKPEGFICRPNIDASKVPESLKESINASLKFNYDILAQVEALNAQREVLNQEKSRFLPVLSVQLSEEIDKELEDEGIKSTITSAKLKLSYTLFNGFKDKAVYERERIFLKESQEVLDDTTNAVIEQVKIAYNTYVNTQEKVQYLKTYVAKNKEILKIYKEQFLGGTRTFIDILNNEAELFRAKTELIEEQFTMYTAYYQLMMLSSRLSDTIVATQTQECQKIEVDTEEALSMDQLGSTENELEGLLQESVGNKGSDDLSGLLQEKPEPVVNEEEQKELQINEMLDNLMNEIYEGKKEKSTLQPEENKAFKEQMKEFNIDLTNDTSLSSTILRKHRVYSLKDVISKKKGEYYTIILATVNPSLNYEKFIEDNNIKHNAVAYRFGQKDKYVKIIYGAYKTYEDAFDSLIKLDTNLLANKPYVERVDKHIRLFYKYSNVIEE from the coding sequence ATGCGAAAAAGTGTATTATTGCTTTTATGTTTTGTAAGTTTGCACGCTACAACCATCAAAGAAGCAATCCAAAGCGCTTTAGTCAATAACCCAGAGATTCAATCCTTACAATCCAATATGAAGGCGTACAGGCTCTATGTCGATGAAGAACAAGGAAGTTATTTGCCTGTCATTTCACTGGATGCGTATTTAGAAGATAAGCAGACCATCAAAGAGTTTTATGACGGTCGAGATAAAACGGAATTGGATCAAAACGGTTATAATATTATGTTGATGCTTGACCAAACCATTTATGATGGAGGCTTAACCAATGCCAAAGTAAGTGAAGCAAAGTTCAATTATAACAAAACACGGATTGAAAATATTGCCAAAATTGAAGATGCAGTTTTTACGGTCACTGAGAGTTATTTGAACCTTGTAAAATATGAAGAGCTGGAACAATTGTCAAAAAATAACCTTGAAGTGCATGAAAACTACTTAACCATTGCACGAGACAGTGAAGCGGTCAGTGGTGAAGTGCTTGACAGGATTCAAGTGGAATCAAAACTGAGTTACGCACAATCTAAATATATTCAGATGAAAACCGACAAAGAGGGTGCAAAAAGTACCTTTGAAAAAATGACAGGACGAAAACCAGAAGGTTTTATTTGTAGACCCAATATTGATGCTTCAAAAGTGCCTGAATCTTTAAAAGAGAGCATCAATGCAAGCTTGAAATTTAATTATGATATCTTGGCGCAAGTGGAAGCTTTGAATGCTCAACGAGAGGTTTTAAACCAAGAGAAGTCTCGATTTTTGCCGGTGCTTTCTGTGCAATTGTCTGAAGAGATTGATAAAGAGTTGGAAGATGAGGGAATAAAATCAACAATCACCAGTGCAAAGTTAAAGTTGAGTTATACGCTTTTTAATGGTTTTAAAGATAAAGCGGTGTATGAGCGAGAGCGAATCTTCTTAAAAGAGTCGCAAGAGGTGTTAGATGATACGACCAATGCGGTTATTGAGCAGGTCAAGATTGCCTATAATACTTATGTGAATACACAAGAAAAAGTACAATACCTTAAAACCTATGTAGCAAAAAATAAAGAGATTCTTAAAATCTATAAAGAGCAGTTCTTGGGTGGAACACGAACCTTTATTGATATTTTAAATAATGAAGCAGAACTTTTCAGAGCCAAAACAGAACTCATAGAAGAGCAGTTTACAATGTACACGGCGTATTACCAACTTATGATGCTCTCAAGTCGATTGAGTGATACGATTGTCGCTACACAAACACAAGAGTGTCAAAAAATTGAAGTGGACACTGAAGAGGCGCTTTCAATGGATCAATTAGGTTCAACAGAGAATGAATTGGAAGGGTTATTGCAAGAGAGTGTGGGGAATAAAGGCAGTGATGATCTTTCTGGTTTATTGCAAGAAAAACCTGAACCTGTTGTGAATGAAGAGGAGCAAAAAGAGCTTCAAATCAATGAGATGCTTGATAATTTAATGAATGAAATCTATGAAGGTAAAAAAGAGAAATCAACACTTCAACCTGAAGAGAATAAAGCCTTTAAAGAGCAAATGAAAGAGTTTAATATCGATTTGACCAATGATACATCTTTGTCAAGTACAATATTGCGAAAGCATCGTGTATACTCACTTAAAGATGTGATTTCAAAGAAAAAAGGTGAATATTATACGATTATTTTAGCAACGGTTAATCCAAGTTTGAATTATGAAAAATTCATCGAGGATAACAATATTAAACACAATGCCGTGGCGTATCGCTTTGGACAAAAAGATAAGTATGTTAAAATTATTTATGGAGCATATAAAACATATGAAGATGCTTTTGACTCATTGATAAAACTCGATACCAATCTTTTAGCCAATAAGCCTTATGTCGAGAGAGTAGATAAACACATCAGACTTTTTTATAAATACAGTAATGTGATTGAGGAATAA
- a CDS encoding type I secretion system permease/ATPase — METTNNEELNKELDNMADIRNTDTLLECLLFLSKYHERPASAESLISGLAVYNTVMNPRMFTQSAKRIGLITKTVKRDIKDISKLALPSVMMLGSDKSCVLLDLDLKKNEALVMMPEVSLGETKISIDELEKLYNGYLLVIKPAYNFDNRLSREISVKQPKKWFWGTMRRNKPIYIKVAIAALVINMFILATPLFTMNVYDRVLPNNALDTLWVLAIGILVVMVFDFILKLLRAHFIEIAGKRADITMSSKIFDQLLNIRLDAKPASTGQFVSRLQGFESVREFFTSATVATVVDLPFIVIFIAIIFFIGGPIGYISIFTVFIAFAFSYYMQKPIKDTVAKSSKEDQIKQTTLTETVAGLEIIKSVRAQNRMRTHWENSINQTSYFGKKAHYLSQVVTFFTAFISQFSNIAVVIVGVYLASEGEMTMGAIIASMMLNGRVIAPVSQIVGMIIRLDRTMLSLNNIDEIMNMPVERNDAQRYLSRPDLSGDIQFKDITFSYKGKNFDVLKNLNITIKEGEKVGIIGKIGSGKSTLWKLLMNLYEPTRGSILIDKTDIRQIDPVDLRRAIGCVPQEAFLFMGTVKDNITIGEQFATDEQILKAAKIAGVHDFLGKHDAGYDLIVGERGEGLSGGERQSITLARALLTDPKILILDEPTNSMDGQTEEAFKRRMKEIVKDKTLILVTHRPSVLSLVDRLIVMDDGKVIADGSKEEVLKVLSGNKKKG; from the coding sequence GTGGAAACAACAAATAACGAAGAATTGAATAAAGAACTTGATAATATGGCTGATATCCGAAACACGGATACTCTTTTAGAGTGTCTGCTGTTTCTTTCAAAATATCATGAACGTCCAGCTTCTGCTGAATCTTTAATTTCAGGACTTGCTGTATATAACACTGTAATGAATCCAAGAATGTTCACTCAATCGGCAAAAAGAATAGGCCTGATTACAAAAACAGTCAAACGTGATATTAAAGACATCTCTAAACTGGCATTGCCCTCTGTGATGATGTTGGGCAGCGATAAATCATGTGTGCTTCTTGATTTGGATTTAAAAAAGAATGAAGCGTTGGTGATGATGCCTGAAGTAAGTCTGGGTGAAACCAAAATCAGTATTGATGAACTTGAAAAGTTATACAATGGATATTTATTGGTCATTAAACCTGCGTATAATTTTGATAACCGACTCTCACGTGAAATCTCTGTAAAACAGCCTAAAAAATGGTTCTGGGGAACCATGCGACGAAATAAACCTATTTATATCAAAGTAGCCATTGCTGCATTGGTCATTAACATGTTTATTTTAGCCACACCTCTTTTTACCATGAATGTATATGACCGAGTTTTACCTAATAATGCCTTGGATACACTGTGGGTATTGGCCATTGGTATTTTAGTGGTGATGGTGTTTGACTTTATACTTAAACTTTTACGAGCTCATTTTATTGAAATTGCAGGAAAACGTGCAGATATTACAATGTCCAGTAAAATTTTCGACCAACTTTTGAACATACGACTGGACGCTAAACCCGCTTCAACAGGACAATTTGTAAGCCGATTACAAGGGTTTGAAAGTGTACGTGAGTTCTTTACCAGTGCCACGGTCGCAACGGTGGTAGATTTACCATTTATTGTGATTTTTATTGCCATTATCTTCTTTATTGGTGGCCCTATTGGGTACATCTCAATTTTTACGGTGTTTATCGCATTTGCGTTCTCATATTATATGCAAAAACCCATCAAAGATACGGTGGCTAAATCTTCTAAAGAGGATCAAATCAAACAAACGACACTGACTGAAACGGTTGCAGGTTTGGAGATTATTAAAAGTGTTCGAGCACAAAATCGTATGCGAACACACTGGGAAAACTCGATTAATCAAACTTCATATTTTGGTAAAAAAGCACACTATCTGTCACAAGTGGTTACCTTTTTTACAGCCTTTATCTCTCAGTTTTCAAATATTGCAGTGGTAATTGTAGGCGTCTATTTAGCCAGTGAAGGGGAGATGACCATGGGTGCCATTATTGCATCTATGATGTTAAATGGTCGTGTTATTGCTCCTGTTTCACAAATTGTGGGAATGATCATACGTTTAGACAGAACGATGTTATCATTAAATAATATTGATGAGATTATGAACATGCCAGTAGAGCGAAACGATGCACAACGATATTTAAGTCGACCAGACTTAAGTGGGGATATTCAGTTTAAAGACATCACTTTTTCATATAAGGGGAAGAACTTTGATGTACTTAAAAACTTGAATATTACCATTAAAGAGGGTGAAAAAGTAGGAATTATTGGAAAGATTGGTTCCGGAAAATCAACACTGTGGAAACTCTTGATGAACTTGTATGAACCAACACGAGGTTCGATTTTAATTGATAAAACCGATATTCGACAAATTGACCCAGTGGATTTACGACGAGCGATTGGGTGTGTGCCACAAGAGGCTTTTTTGTTTATGGGAACAGTAAAAGATAACATTACCATTGGGGAGCAGTTTGCAACCGATGAACAGATTTTAAAAGCAGCCAAAATTGCTGGAGTACATGACTTCTTAGGAAAACATGATGCTGGGTATGACTTGATTGTGGGTGAGAGAGGTGAAGGTTTAAGTGGAGGTGAACGACAATCCATTACACTTGCACGTGCCCTTTTAACCGACCCTAAAATCTTGATTTTGGATGAACCAACCAATTCAATGGACGGGCAAACTGAAGAGGCATTTAAACGTCGAATGAAAGAGATAGTCAAAGATAAAACGTTGATTTTAGTGACACATCGTCCATCTGTACTCTCCTTGGTTGACCGTTTAATTGTCATGGATGATGGAAAAGTCATTGCTGATGGTTCAAAAGAAGAAGTGCTTAAAGTACTCTCTGGCAATAAGAAAAAAGGGTAA
- a CDS encoding HlyD family type I secretion periplasmic adaptor subunit — MSTSDINFVHSLHAQANARVNKNYDLLFIFIISFFVIFVLWAAFAEIDELARGEGKVIPSEKIQTVQNLDGGIVSEILVKEGVHVSKGQSLMRIDTTRFQASLQENRQLYWKNLVSKIRLEAEYALNPKRPIKPLEFSDELQKNAANFISNEIKLYTTQVEEFRNSLKVLETQLAQKVQELVEQKSKLKQLKGKQELVKEEYETVERLVKSGSKSKIELITIKKDLNAIDGEVEATELSIPRIEFSIQEAKNKILEKLENFKGEVAKELQTVNADVKKYESILVSEKDKLDKTEVKSPVDGFIKTININTIGGVVKSGMDLIEIVPDSDILLVEAKIDPKDIAFINPSLKAIVKITAYDFSIYGGLEGEIIEISADSIVDKESKDQKSYYKVVVKTNKNYLEKNGEKLPIIPGMIASVDIVTGQKTILDFLLKPILKTKQNALHER, encoded by the coding sequence ATGTCAACATCTGATATAAACTTTGTGCATTCACTTCATGCACAAGCCAATGCACGAGTGAATAAGAATTATGATTTGTTATTTATATTTATTATCAGTTTTTTTGTCATTTTTGTTTTATGGGCAGCTTTTGCTGAGATTGATGAACTCGCACGAGGAGAGGGGAAAGTTATCCCTTCTGAAAAGATTCAAACGGTTCAAAATCTTGATGGAGGAATTGTATCAGAGATTTTGGTTAAAGAGGGTGTGCATGTCTCTAAAGGGCAATCGTTAATGCGAATTGACACAACACGTTTTCAAGCATCTTTACAAGAGAATCGACAACTTTATTGGAAAAATTTGGTCAGTAAAATAAGATTAGAAGCAGAATACGCGCTTAATCCAAAACGACCCATTAAACCTTTAGAGTTCAGTGATGAGTTACAAAAGAATGCCGCAAATTTTATATCCAATGAGATTAAGCTTTATACCACTCAAGTAGAAGAGTTTAGAAACTCTTTGAAAGTCTTAGAGACACAACTGGCACAAAAGGTACAAGAGTTGGTTGAACAAAAAAGCAAACTCAAACAACTTAAAGGGAAACAAGAGCTTGTAAAAGAGGAGTATGAGACAGTTGAACGACTTGTTAAATCAGGTTCTAAGTCTAAGATTGAGCTTATTACGATTAAAAAAGACCTCAATGCCATTGATGGTGAAGTAGAAGCAACAGAGCTCTCTATACCAAGAATTGAATTCTCTATTCAAGAAGCCAAAAATAAAATTCTTGAAAAGCTTGAAAATTTCAAAGGGGAAGTGGCAAAAGAGCTTCAAACAGTGAATGCCGATGTTAAAAAGTATGAATCGATTTTGGTTTCTGAAAAAGATAAATTGGATAAAACCGAAGTTAAATCACCCGTTGATGGATTTATTAAAACAATTAATATAAATACAATTGGGGGTGTTGTAAAATCAGGAATGGATTTAATAGAGATTGTGCCTGATTCAGACATTTTGTTAGTAGAAGCAAAAATTGACCCTAAAGATATTGCTTTTATCAACCCAAGTTTGAAAGCGATTGTAAAAATCACAGCGTATGACTTCTCTATTTATGGTGGATTAGAGGGCGAGATTATTGAAATCTCTGCGGATTCTATTGTGGATAAAGAGAGTAAAGATCAAAAGAGTTACTATAAAGTGGTTGTAAAAACCAATAAAAATTATTTGGAAAAAAATGGAGAGAAATTGCCCATTATTCCAGGTATGATTGCCAGTGTGGATATTGTAACGGGGCAAAAAACGATTTTGGATTTTTTACTCAAACCTATTTTAAAAACAAAACAGAATGCATTGCATGAAAGATAG
- a CDS encoding NAD(+)/NADH kinase, which translates to MKTTKSNEKLPSVRQAGIVLKPSSPEVKETYEMIKLAFMHADIAVQLEASSAKMIGEDNGVDFQTLCKNSDFLVSVGGDGTLISVVRRSFEYGLPVLGIHLGTLGFLTDIMPEELPKFLEKLKNDQYRIDNRMMIKGSANLKSFVAFNDIVISRKSISNMLRVDAKIDGRLFNSYYGDGLIISTPTGSTAYNLSAGGPVVFPLTDAFIVTPVAPHSLTQRPLVLPVDFEIEFHVTDSLGAVVIVDGQDIYEIEQDESIKIQIASTKAKLIHRQERNYFEVLNKKLQWGN; encoded by the coding sequence ATGAAAACAACCAAATCGAATGAAAAACTGCCCAGCGTCAGACAAGCAGGGATTGTTTTAAAACCAAGCTCACCTGAAGTCAAAGAGACGTATGAGATGATAAAGCTTGCTTTTATGCATGCTGATATTGCTGTACAACTTGAAGCCAGCAGTGCAAAAATGATTGGTGAGGACAACGGGGTCGATTTTCAAACACTGTGTAAAAACTCTGATTTTCTGGTCTCAGTTGGCGGTGATGGAACTTTAATTTCGGTGGTTCGACGAAGCTTTGAGTATGGCTTACCGGTACTTGGAATTCATTTAGGAACCTTGGGCTTCTTAACAGACATCATGCCTGAAGAGTTACCAAAATTTTTAGAAAAACTTAAAAATGATCAGTACCGAATTGATAATCGAATGATGATAAAAGGCAGTGCCAATTTAAAAAGTTTTGTGGCATTCAATGATATTGTCATTTCTCGAAAATCGATTTCAAATATGCTGAGAGTGGATGCGAAGATTGATGGGCGTCTTTTTAACAGCTATTATGGTGATGGTTTGATTATCTCAACTCCAACGGGTTCAACAGCGTATAACCTCTCTGCAGGTGGTCCGGTGGTCTTTCCATTAACCGATGCTTTTATTGTAACACCTGTAGCACCTCACAGTTTAACGCAACGCCCTTTGGTTTTGCCTGTGGATTTTGAAATAGAGTTTCATGTGACTGACAGTTTAGGTGCTGTGGTGATTGTGGATGGCCAAGATATCTATGAGATTGAACAAGATGAGAGCATTAAAATTCAGATTGCTTCAACCAAAGCCAAGTTGATTCACCGACAAGAGAGAAATTATTTTGAAGTTTTAAATAAAAAACTTCAATGGGGAAATTAA
- a CDS encoding AAA family ATPase — protein MINRVYIEDFLSFKSVELELNKGLIVFTGPSGAGKSILMDALLSLFAYKEFRASMGEVLIENAHIEDEAFMLDNDDDIIIKATKKDKVRYFLNNQTVSKKNLFEFSKRFVKFLHVKDTSDFESAKLVSFLDHYLQLNDKEFSVFKEEFNVTFTEYKQALVRLKKIEEDEAKIEDLKEFTKFEIEKIASVDPKVEEYEELSALKRNLSSKDKIQEAITKASDIFSNAAHVSYALELLEIDSSFFDEAINEVNNQFEKFNDSLGELEELDIEYVLDRIEKLSSLQKKFGSIQEALDYKVQKEKELEEYENISFEKSQLQKRYTLLHEQITQLAQTLTSKREVAAKSIELKINDYLKYLYLSNATIHFQKKELDESGADVISFELNGVNLDTISSGEFNRLRLALLTTISEFEMGEKGILFLDEIDANLSGKESKAIATVLTKLSQSYQIFAISHQPQLTSTAHQHFFVDKHNGESHVKALNHEERINEIARMISGENITKEAKEFASNLLNEA, from the coding sequence ATGATTAACCGAGTATATATTGAAGACTTTTTATCGTTTAAAAGTGTAGAGTTGGAGTTAAACAAAGGACTCATTGTTTTTACAGGTCCCAGTGGAGCCGGTAAATCGATCTTGATGGATGCTTTGCTCTCTTTGTTTGCTTATAAAGAGTTTCGAGCTTCAATGGGAGAAGTGCTCATCGAAAATGCACACATTGAAGATGAAGCGTTTATGCTTGATAATGATGATGATATCATCATTAAAGCAACCAAAAAAGATAAAGTGCGATACTTTTTAAATAACCAAACCGTGTCCAAAAAGAATCTCTTTGAGTTTTCAAAACGTTTTGTAAAATTTTTGCATGTCAAAGACACCAGTGATTTTGAAAGTGCAAAGTTGGTCTCTTTTTTAGACCACTATTTGCAACTCAATGACAAAGAGTTTAGTGTATTTAAAGAAGAGTTTAATGTAACATTTACAGAGTATAAACAGGCACTTGTAAGGCTTAAAAAGATTGAAGAAGATGAAGCCAAAATTGAAGACTTAAAAGAGTTTACCAAGTTTGAGATAGAGAAAATTGCTTCAGTAGACCCAAAAGTAGAAGAGTATGAAGAGTTAAGTGCTCTTAAAAGAAACCTCTCTTCAAAAGATAAAATCCAAGAAGCCATCACAAAAGCGTCTGATATATTCAGCAATGCGGCACATGTATCATACGCTTTAGAACTGCTTGAAATTGACAGCAGTTTTTTTGATGAAGCAATCAATGAAGTCAATAACCAGTTTGAAAAGTTTAATGACTCCTTAGGTGAGCTTGAAGAGCTCGATATTGAGTATGTGCTTGATAGAATCGAAAAACTTTCAAGCTTACAAAAAAAGTTTGGTTCCATACAAGAAGCGTTGGATTATAAAGTTCAAAAAGAGAAAGAGCTTGAAGAGTATGAGAATATCTCATTTGAAAAGTCTCAACTGCAAAAGAGATATACACTTCTTCATGAACAAATCACACAATTGGCTCAAACACTCACTTCTAAAAGAGAAGTAGCAGCAAAAAGTATTGAACTTAAAATCAATGATTACTTAAAATATTTGTATTTAAGTAATGCTACGATTCATTTTCAAAAAAAAGAGTTGGATGAATCAGGGGCAGATGTGATTTCATTTGAGCTTAACGGAGTCAACCTAGATACCATAAGTTCAGGGGAATTTAACCGTCTACGACTGGCACTGTTAACGACTATCAGTGAGTTTGAGATGGGTGAAAAAGGGATTTTGTTTTTAGATGAGATTGATGCCAATTTAAGTGGGAAAGAGAGCAAAGCCATTGCCACAGTGTTGACTAAACTCTCACAGAGCTATCAGATTTTTGCCATTTCTCATCAACCACAACTCACTTCTACGGCACATCAGCACTTCTTTGTGGATAAACACAATGGTGAGTCTCATGTTAAAGCATTGAACCATGAGGAACGAATCAATGAAATTGCTCGTATGATCAGTGGTGAAAACATCACCAAAGAGGCAAAAGAGTTTGCTTCGAATCTGCTCAACGAAGCTTAG